From the Bdellovibrio reynosensis genome, one window contains:
- the pstC gene encoding phosphate ABC transporter permease subunit PstC gives MRRLRERAIEAVLFLAAASSVLVTVGIVGILVTESLPFFSHVSIKEFLTGTEWTPLFENPKYGIMPLLAGTFLSTIIALIVAIPLGTVAAAFLSEYVGPKAREVLKPMLELLAAVPTVIYGYFALLFVTPLLQKVIPELSGFNVLSAGLVIGVMIVPYVSSLSEDAMRSVPNHLREASFAVGASRMQTAFKVVIPAAFSGITSAYILGISRALGETMVVAIAAGMQPNLTLNPTEPAATITAFIVQVSLGDLPHGSIGYQSIYVAGLSLLVLTLCFNIIGLYLRKKFQEKE, from the coding sequence ATGCGTCGTTTAAGAGAACGCGCTATTGAAGCCGTTCTTTTTTTAGCGGCTGCTTCCTCTGTTCTTGTGACAGTGGGAATCGTCGGTATTTTAGTGACCGAAAGCTTGCCCTTTTTCTCGCACGTTTCGATCAAAGAATTTTTGACGGGGACAGAGTGGACTCCGCTTTTTGAAAATCCTAAGTATGGGATCATGCCTTTGCTGGCTGGCACCTTCTTGTCGACTATCATCGCATTGATTGTCGCAATCCCGCTAGGCACGGTGGCTGCAGCTTTTTTAAGTGAGTATGTGGGACCGAAAGCAAGGGAAGTTCTAAAACCCATGCTTGAACTTTTAGCGGCCGTACCGACTGTGATTTACGGTTATTTTGCTTTGCTATTTGTTACGCCTCTTTTGCAAAAAGTTATTCCAGAGCTGAGCGGATTTAACGTCTTAAGTGCAGGACTAGTTATCGGTGTGATGATTGTTCCCTATGTTAGCAGTCTTAGTGAAGATGCTATGCGCTCAGTGCCAAACCATTTACGTGAAGCTTCGTTTGCAGTAGGTGCTTCGCGGATGCAGACAGCTTTTAAAGTTGTTATCCCAGCGGCTTTTTCAGGGATCACGTCAGCTTACATCTTAGGTATTTCACGGGCGTTAGGTGAAACCATGGTGGTGGCGATTGCGGCTGGTATGCAGCCTAATTTAACTTTGAATCCCACGGAACCTGCGGCAACGATCACGGCTTTTATCGTGCAAGTAAGCTTAGGCGATCTTCCCCATGGGTCCATAGGCTATCAATCGATTTATGTCGCGGGTTTAAGCCTTTTAGTTCTTACTTTATGTTTTAATATCATTGGTCTTTATCTGCGTAAGAAATTTCAGGAGAAAGAGTAG